The Nitrospira sp. sequence GCCGAAAATGGAGTGGGCGTGAACGCAGAAAAATACACTTGAGTACACGGGTCTATGCTGCCTGGGGAGTACGGACTGGTGTCATATGCCCAGGCTTGACCGACGGTACCATAAACGCCTATTGCCACAACGAGCCGTAGAATAGTTCGCAGACTCACGGTATGCCTCTCTATATAAGTGTGGTGGATGAGTCAATCGGTCTCGATAAACGGGCCGTATTGTAACTCCTGCGCTGGAAAAAACAACCCCCCTCCGCGCCTCTCACCAGCGGCCTTCCTGCGGCGAACCCGCTTCAATTATTTGGCCGTGGCGTTGTTGCCGGAAGTCTGGGAGCAGTTGTCTGCCGGAGAATCTCGTTTGTGACGGCAGACGGCCCGTCCCTTACCGTTCCTTCCTCTAGGTTTCCCACTTGGATCGTCATGTCCGAAAATGGCGAGCAGGGTGTCACCCGCTGCAGCTATAATCACACCCATGTTGCTCGATGCTGTCACCTGCTACCGCGCACTGCTGGCGCGCGATGCGCGCTTCGACGGACGATTTTTCATCGCTGTCTCATCGACGCGTATCTATTGCCGGCCGATCTGTCCGGTCAAGCCGCCCAGGCTCGAGAACTGCCGATTTTATCCGAGCGCCGCTGCAGCCGAGGTTGACGGCTACCGGCCGTGTCTGCGCTGTCGTCCCGAACTTGCACCGGGCAATGCGAGCGTGGATGCGACCACACGCGTGGCACAGGCCGCGGCGAGCCTGATCGAGGATCGTGCGCTCGACTCTGACGGATTAGTCGGTATCGCATCGAGCCTCGGCATCACCGATCGGCATCTGCGACGAGTATTCGGCGCCGAGTTTGGCGTTTCGCCCATCGAGTTTGCCCAGACGCAGCGTCTGCTTCTCGCCAAGCGTTTGCTGACTGATACCGGTTTGCCGGTCACCGAAGTCGCGCTCGCGAGCGGATTTGGGAGCCTGCGGCGCTTCAACGCACTCTTCAGACAGCGATATCGCCTTCAACCTGGACAGTTGCGCCGGCGCGTGAATGGTCAGGCAATGCCGGTGGCCGATGCCCTGAGCTTCGAACTCAGTTACCGCCCGCCTTATGATTGGCCGGCAATGACGGCGTTTCTCGGTGCACGGGCCATTGACGGTGTTGAGATGCTTGACGGCCCCTGTTACCGGCGCACCGTCCGTGTGACATCGGAGGGGAACGGCCATGTGGGTTGGGTCGAGATCCGACCATCACCGAAGAAACCGGCACTCCATGTCGCAGTCTCTTCATCGCTCGCCCGGGTTCTGCCGCCATTGCTTGCGCGTATCAAGACGCTCATGGATCTGTCCTGCAATCCGACAGAGATTGCAGGCGTGTTGGGAAAGTTGGCACAGCGTCCTGGTATACGCGTCCTGGGTGCATTCGACGGATTCGAAGTCGCGGTGCGTGCGATTATTGGGCAACAAGTGACCGTTGCCGCGGCACGGACCATCGCGAGTCGCTTCGCTGCTGCGATCGGGGATCCGCTCGAGACACCGTTTCAAGCATTGACTACGGTGTTTCCATCCGCAGCGCGTGTGGCTGACGCGGCGGTCGGCCTCATCGCGCGTCTGGGGATGCCGGCGGCGCGCGCACGCTCGGTGATCACGCTCGCGCGTGCGGTCGCGGACGGTGGCCTCGTCCTGACGCCTCACGCAGATCTCGATGAAACGCTGGAGCGTTTGCGCACGCTGCCCGGCGTGGGAGAATGGACGGCGCAGTACATCGCCATGCGGGCGCTTGCCTGGCCGGATGCATTTCCTCATACCGATCTCGGCGTCATGAAGGCGCTGAAGGAGAAAAATGCTCGCCGCGTGCTCGAAGCCGGTGAAGCATGGCGGCCATGGCGCGCGTATGCCGTGATGCAGCTCTGGCACTCACTGATCAAGGAGTAATCATGCCGTACTACGACTACTATCAGAGTCCCCGCGGACGTATGTTGCTGGTTGCCGATGACCACGCGCTGACAGGTGTCTATTTCACCGGACAGAAGTATCACCCTCGCGTCGACAAGGAGTGGAAACGAGCCGGCCGGCATGCGCCGTTATGCCACGCGAAGCGCGAGCTGTCGGAGTATTTCGACGGCAGGCGGGCGCGGTTTACCGTCAAAGTCGCGCCGCACGGCACACCGTTCCAGCGCGCCGTGTGGAAGGCGATTGCAAGCGTCCGGTTCGGTCAAACCATCGCGTATGCCGAACTGGCGCAGCGCGCAGGTTACCCCGGGAGTGCACGAGCAGCCGGTGCAGCCACCGGCCGCAATCCAATCAGCATCATCGTGCCCTGCCATCGCATTGTCGGCTCGAACGGTTCGCTCACCGGTTACGCTGGCGGTTTGGAGAAAAAGCGCGCCCTCCTGTCATTGGAAGCGCAGCCCTAGGTCAAGTGTGTATGTGCGCGAGACATCCTCGCTGTGAGGAGGTGTGACGTCAATCAGCGTACGTGCTGAAGTGGTACCCAGAACTAGCAACGAAGGAGGTCGTCCATGGCAGGGAAGGTGTACGCAATTCCAGTGGGCTATGAAGGCGCGACGCCGTATCTCATCATCCACGACGCAGTTCGCGCGCTTGAGTTTTATGGGAAAGCCTTTGGAGCCACTGAAATCATGCGCATCCCAACCCCGGATGGAAAGATCGGACATGCGGAGATCAAGATCGGGGCGGCGATCGTCATGTTGGCCGACGAATTCCCGGACATGAATTGCAAGAGCCCTCACTCGCTCGGCGGTTCGCCGGTGAGCATCATGGTGTACGTGCAAGACGTGGATGCATTCGTGAAACGAGCCGTGGCGGCCGGCGCGAAAGTGATCACCCCGGTTGAGGACAAATTCTACGGTGACCGTTCCGGCAGCTTGGAAGATCCCTTCGGACACCACTGGCACTTCGCCACACATGTCGAAGATGTGCCGCCCGACGAAATGGCGAAACGTGCAGTGGCCTTCATGAAACAACAGGGCGGGGCGTAGTGTCCCCAGTCGCCTTGACCATGAGCTGTAGATATCAACGATTCTTGACTCATACTTGATTACGCGGCTTATTCTTATTCAATCCTATCTATTTTCGTTACCACTCGTGCACATTGCGCGCTGGTAATTATTGTGGGTGATCTGTCTTCTGCCCTTGGGACTGCCAGTGATTGACGCGTCGATGTGAGTAAGATCACTATCCTCCCTGGTATCCGAGTAGATACACAGCTGTATCTCTGATCGTACGCATTGCTCTCAGTGAAAAGTGTTGACCCTTCAGATGCATGTACAGTCTTGCTGATTAGCACTTAGCCGCGAAGTGGAATGGATTTTGCGGATGCGCGTGAGACATTCGACGGGTTCACGGAAGAAGCACCAAAAACTCCGACGATAAGGACTTCGGCTACCAGATCAATTGAGGAGGGACTTACGATGCCAACAATACAAAACTTTGCATGTCTGGTCGTTGGGTTGGTGGTGTCAATGGGAAGTCTGGTCGGCATCTCGGATTCTGTAGGGGCTCAGACATCGCGATCCGAGGTGTCTGAGACCGAATTCAAAGATCTCCTCGAAAGAATTCTACAGAAGCACCCGGACATTATCGTTCGTGCGTTAGCGCAAGATCCGGTGATGCTCGCGGATCTGACAGAGCGTGGGATCGAACTGCGCAAGACAAAGATCGAAGAAGCCCGATGGCGAGCCGAGCTGGCGCATCCCAAAGTTCCACAAATCGCGGAGGATCGCCCGGTCCGTGGCGCGCGGCAAGCCCCTGTCACCATCGTAGAGTACAGTGATTTTGAATGTCCCTACTGCCGGGCCGCCTACTCGACGCTGCACGAAGTGCTGACCGCGCATGGGGACACGGTTCGACTTGTCTACAAGCATATTCCGCTTAGCTTTCACGCCACGGCCGAACCAGCAGCCAGGTATTTCGAAGCCATTGCCCTCCAGAGCGAAGAGCAGGCGTGGAGGTTTCATGACATTGTTTTTCAGCAACAGCGGAGTTTGTCTCGCGGTGTCGAAGTCTTGAAGGAGATTGCTTCGGGCCTTGAGATCGATCAGGCGCGGCTCGAGCGGGATCTGCAAAGCGACACGGTGACACAGCGCATTGCGGCTGATCGTGCCGAGGCCGAACAGTTTGGTTTCGATGGTACACCGGCCTTCGTCATCAACGGCGTCTCGTTGATCGGCAATCACCCGAAGCAGGATTTCGATCGCATCATTAAGAAAATGTTGCCGGACGCACACGCGATGGCCAGGTAAGCGCCGGTCATAGGTCCGTGTGGATAAGGCTGGTGAGGGCGAATTGTCTGACAACCTGGTGTCCAGTTGCCACTTCGCTGAATGAGACAGGGAGCACGCCAATGAAGATCACGTTCCTATCCATCCTATTCCTGAGTGTCATCCTGCTGGGCTCGACCGCACATGCGGATCTTTGCAAGGACGTGACGGAACTGTTCCGGCCCGTCACTCCCGGAATTGAGAATGATGAGAAACTCTACGAAGAACTCTTTCCCGACGACACGTACCTCGGAGACCGGCGCTGGAACGGAATCATCCTGCAGTGTAACCGCCAGCGAGACACGAAAGGCGACGAAGTGCTGAAACTCACCGGATCGGCTGGCGCCAGTGAAAAGACTGAGGTATTGAAGGCCGCCAATCTCGATCCCAAAGTGATCCGGGGACATTACGATTTTGTGGGGCTACCGATCGGCTCGCTGCTCAGTTTCAAGTACGTCTATATGCTGAGTAAGGAGAACGGGGTGTGGACCATGATCATTCCCTATAAGCCTCTATTCAATGAGCTGGTTGATGGCCGTGTCGATTTCGATCCGAGCCATGCCGAGCAACTGTACGAGGCTTCGCAGGTGGCCAATCCTTCTGACGCTGTGCAGGTGTTCGGGCTGAAGCCCGATGCCAGACCTATCTCCAATACCCTCTGTTCGACATCGACGTACTTCCCCGGAGATGTCGGCAGGTACGATGACAAAGAGCTACATCGCCGGGATCCTGAAAATAAGTTCATCAGTCAGGGCTTAATCGAATATCGGTATGAAAAAGGCGGGGACACCTTCACCGGCTGCCGTGTGAAGAAAGGCACCGATCTATTTTGGAGGTGGGATGCGTCTCGGAACCAGGCAGTAAAGGTGACGCCACAAGGCTGGATTCTGAATAACTTTGTGCGAACCAGCGAGGCCTATTGGAGCATCCCGGGAGTATTTCGGCTGAAGCTGCTCCTCGAAGGCCACAATGACGCCTCCTTCCCGCAGTCGACGCGAAACCTCTTTCAGAAAGGGGATCATCTGTCGGTTCATTTTGCGACGAAGTTTCTCCGTGCGCACTTCAATCAGATGTACAAATCGAACGTGTTTCAGCCCAACAACTTTTCAACGATGACCAGCGATAAAAGTTACTGGCACGAAGTGGGGCACGCGTTCGGGCTGGACGATGAATATGGGTTTGTGGAAGACGAGGGCAAGAGGAGTTGCAAAAACACTCGCTTCACCGGTTTGTACGACACGGTGTCCTATCAGATGTGTGACGCAGACACGACGGACAAGCGAACGATCTACCATTACATTGCCGTCTCCCGGTATCTCACGAAGCAGCAGGAATGCAATCGCGACAATGATTGCGCGGCCGGCCAGTTCTGCAATGCGGGGATCGATCTCAACAAGAATCAGTGTGTGGCCAAGAAGGCGGATAACGAAACCTGCGATATCGCCGGAGGAGATCACCAGTGCAAGAGCGGCTATTGCAAGCTGTCCCGGTGCTACACCCCGAACTCGGTGCCGATGGGTGAAACATGCTACCTCAATGACGCCTGCAAAGAGGGGAAATGCAGCAGCCTGGACGGAACGAAGGGCACGTGTGTGTGCCGGGGGGATACAGACTGTAGTCCGGGCAAATACTGCAACGCCGGGTTGGACATCACGAAGAATAGTTGTATGGCGCTCAAGAACGACCATGAGACGTGCGACATAGCCGGCGGGGGCCATCAATGCAAGAGCGGATATTGTAAGTTCGGCCATTGTTACACGCCTAATTCAGTCGACAGGGGCGACGCCTGCTACAACGACGATGCCTGCAAGCAAGGCAAATGCAGTGCCGTCGATGGTGCCAAAGGGACCTGTGTATGCCAGAAGGATCCCGACTGCGATCCCGGCGAGTATTGCGACGCCGGCTTGGACTTTAAAGAGAATAAGTGTCGGCGCAAGCTGGACGAAGGAGAGAAGTGCGGCTCAGTCGGCTCATTCGGGAACGACCACAAATGTAAGTCCGGGGCATGTTCAGGCGCGCCGTTCTATAAATGCAAATAGCTCGATTTGCACATTGTCCTTAGTGAAACACCACCGCATGGGGTTTCCCATGCGGTGGTCACTAAGCTGCTTTCTATTCTAGATTCACTGAGTCAATGCGGCTTTCTGCCATCACAATGTTAATGACGGGATATGAAGGCGCGGCGCCGTATCTCATCATCAACGACGCAGCTCAGGCGCTTGAGTTTTATGCGAAGGCCTTCGGAGCCACGGAAATCATGCGCATCCCGACTCCGGATGGAAAGGTCGGACATGCGGAGATCAAGATCGGAACGGCGATCGTCATGCTGGCCGACGAATTCCCGGACATGAATTGCAAGAGCCCTCAATCGCTCGGTGGTTCGCCGGTCAGCATCATGGTGTACGTGCAAGACGTGGATGCATTCGTGAAACGAGCCGTCGCCGCCGGCGCGAAAGTGATCACCCCGGTTGAGGACAAATTCTACGGTGACCGTTCCGGCAGCTTGGAAGATCCCTTCGGACATCATTGGCACTTCGCCACACATGTCGAGGATGTGCCGCTCGACGAAATGGCCAAACGGGCAGAAACCTTCATGAAACAACAGGGCGGGGCGTAGCGAAGACCTCTACAGACAGATTCCAAGCTCATGAGTATGGTTCAGTGGCCTGCCCCCTTTGGTGAGGCTCCGTGTAGCAATACACCTGGATGCACGCCACTCTATGTATCGTGCCGGACGTGACGCGATATCAGCACCTCTTAGATCTCCTTAGATACCTTTCTCCTGCGCACGGTTCCTTTCTCCACACTTTCGTATAGTGCCATTAAAGTGGCTCTGGAAGCCGATTTGTAGGAGATGACTCTTGACAGATAGCTGAGAGCGCAACTACACTCACGCCACTTTATGATTAGGAATAGACACGTGAGTGTTTAAACTTACAAGAGCTATTCTTTAGGTTGTTCACCCACTGTCAAGGAGTGTGCGTTGATGAGCGAGCAGAAAGACACGACCATTGCGTTAAACGTCCGGTTGAAACCTTCTGATTCTTCGGCCCACCCACGAGCAGCCAACTACACCAATGTCGGGATCGCGCAGGGCATCGCCTATCTGGATTTCGGCTTCATCGAGCCAGCTTTCCTTGCCGCGATTGCGAAGACGGCAAAAGACGGCCTGGCGGCTCCGAAAGGTGTGGAAGGGCATCTGGTCACCCGCGTGGCACTAGACGTTAGCGCTCTGGCGCGCCTACGGAAGCAGATTCAACAGGTGCTGGGGAGTTTGGGAGCGGCGCAGAAACCGAAGGCGTAGGATGGACAAGAGGCACTGAATGCGAAGTCGATAAGTTATGGAAATGCATCCAGACAACGGCTGGGAGTGAATGATGGCGGAGTCAGGGATGATGCGACAGCTGGTACCGAGGTGTCTGCAAGTAATCGCGACTGCGGGTATGCTCGCGATTGGTCTCGTCGAACTCGCAAGTCTCTTCATCCCTTCTATTTCTGCAAAGGATCTTGCCATGGCGACTGAACGCCCATCAGAGGAGACGAAACCTCCAACGTGGACCATCAAACATCGGCTGCACCATGACTCAGGCGTTACCACTGTGGCCATGAATCCCAGCGGGACTGAGGTCGCGGCCGGAGGAATTCTGAGCCCGTTGGTGAGCATCTGGGATGTCGAAACCGGCAGGTTAGTTCGTCATATCAAAGGCCTCAAGGGCAGCACGCAGGTCCTGGCCTATAGTCCCGATGGCAAGTCATTTGCGGTCGGACGCGGGATGATTACCTCCGCGGATATTTGTGTCTTTCTCTTTCAGGCAGGCACCGGCACGATCTTGCAACGTCTTGTCCCCCCGCCGATTGCCACCAGCTTTGCCTCAAAGGGCGTCGGCATGGTGGAGTCACTGCAATATAGCCCAGACAGTCAGTTTCTTGCCGTGACTTTTCGCGGAGGTGGAATTGGGATCTATGAGGTGGCAACTGGCCAGCTCATCAAGAGGAAGACCGTGTATACGCCATCGTTTGGAGCCCTCGCCTATAGTCCCGACGGGAAATACCTCGCCTTTGGGCAGTGGAAAACAAGGGAGGGGAGAGAGAGTGAGCACTTCTGGAGTCCTATGGAAATTCAACTCCTGGACACCTCGGCAGAAGGGGGAGTTGTCAAAACCTTTCCGGGCCACACTGATCTGACTACGGCGTTAGCCTTTGATCCGCGAGGCCATCTCCTGGCCTCAGGGTCAACTACCGGGCAAGTACAAGAAAGTTTAGACCCCAAGACAAATCATATGGTGAGAAAACAGAATGATGATCCAATTCGTCTCTGGGATGTTGAGGCGGGCATGCTGGTGAAGGAATTGGTCGGGCATCGTCGGCGCGTCACGTCCCTTGTATTTATTGAGGATGGCCAAATCTTGGTTTCGGGTAGTTACGACAAGACCATCAAAGTATGGGATGTGCCAAGAGGAACAGTAATCTCCACCCTAACAGGTCATGACGACTATGTAGCGTCTGTTGCAGTAAACAGGAATTCAAAATACTTAGCCTCCGGCGGGGGGGCTGAGATCAAGATCTGGCAACGTGATTGAGAGTGAAAGGGCAAGTATTCATAAGGGAGAGACTAATGGCTACCACTGGTGAGTTAACGAACTTAAGCAATGACGTGTACAACCCTTCAGGCGCGCCGACTGGCTGGACTCGTATCAACGAATTCCCTGGCAATGGGGGATTTTATGGCGCGGTCTATCAGAATGCCGACGGGGAACTCTTTGCGGCGATGAGAGGTATGGAAAAGTCTCTCCTCGACGTTGGAGTTATTGCACAGGTCAAGCTTGGCCTTAAACCTCGTGTGAGTGCCTGTGAACGTATCATCATTCATAAGAA is a genomic window containing:
- a CDS encoding WD40 repeat domain-containing protein — its product is MMRQLVPRCLQVIATAGMLAIGLVELASLFIPSISAKDLAMATERPSEETKPPTWTIKHRLHHDSGVTTVAMNPSGTEVAAGGILSPLVSIWDVETGRLVRHIKGLKGSTQVLAYSPDGKSFAVGRGMITSADICVFLFQAGTGTILQRLVPPPIATSFASKGVGMVESLQYSPDSQFLAVTFRGGGIGIYEVATGQLIKRKTVYTPSFGALAYSPDGKYLAFGQWKTREGRESEHFWSPMEIQLLDTSAEGGVVKTFPGHTDLTTALAFDPRGHLLASGSTTGQVQESLDPKTNHMVRKQNDDPIRLWDVEAGMLVKELVGHRRRVTSLVFIEDGQILVSGSYDKTIKVWDVPRGTVISTLTGHDDYVASVAVNRNSKYLASGGGAEIKIWQRD
- a CDS encoding VOC family protein → MAGKVYAIPVGYEGATPYLIIHDAVRALEFYGKAFGATEIMRIPTPDGKIGHAEIKIGAAIVMLADEFPDMNCKSPHSLGGSPVSIMVYVQDVDAFVKRAVAAGAKVITPVEDKFYGDRSGSLEDPFGHHWHFATHVEDVPPDEMAKRAVAFMKQQGGA
- a CDS encoding VOC family protein — encoded protein: MLMTGYEGAAPYLIINDAAQALEFYAKAFGATEIMRIPTPDGKVGHAEIKIGTAIVMLADEFPDMNCKSPQSLGGSPVSIMVYVQDVDAFVKRAVAAGAKVITPVEDKFYGDRSGSLEDPFGHHWHFATHVEDVPLDEMAKRAETFMKQQGGA
- a CDS encoding thioredoxin domain-containing protein, with amino-acid sequence MPTIQNFACLVVGLVVSMGSLVGISDSVGAQTSRSEVSETEFKDLLERILQKHPDIIVRALAQDPVMLADLTERGIELRKTKIEEARWRAELAHPKVPQIAEDRPVRGARQAPVTIVEYSDFECPYCRAAYSTLHEVLTAHGDTVRLVYKHIPLSFHATAEPAARYFEAIALQSEEQAWRFHDIVFQQQRSLSRGVEVLKEIASGLEIDQARLERDLQSDTVTQRIAADRAEAEQFGFDGTPAFVINGVSLIGNHPKQDFDRIIKKMLPDAHAMAR
- a CDS encoding methylated-DNA--[protein]-cysteine S-methyltransferase encodes the protein MPYYDYYQSPRGRMLLVADDHALTGVYFTGQKYHPRVDKEWKRAGRHAPLCHAKRELSEYFDGRRARFTVKVAPHGTPFQRAVWKAIASVRFGQTIAYAELAQRAGYPGSARAAGAATGRNPISIIVPCHRIVGSNGSLTGYAGGLEKKRALLSLEAQP
- a CDS encoding helix-turn-helix domain-containing protein, coding for MLLDAVTCYRALLARDARFDGRFFIAVSSTRIYCRPICPVKPPRLENCRFYPSAAAAEVDGYRPCLRCRPELAPGNASVDATTRVAQAAASLIEDRALDSDGLVGIASSLGITDRHLRRVFGAEFGVSPIEFAQTQRLLLAKRLLTDTGLPVTEVALASGFGSLRRFNALFRQRYRLQPGQLRRRVNGQAMPVADALSFELSYRPPYDWPAMTAFLGARAIDGVEMLDGPCYRRTVRVTSEGNGHVGWVEIRPSPKKPALHVAVSSSLARVLPPLLARIKTLMDLSCNPTEIAGVLGKLAQRPGIRVLGAFDGFEVAVRAIIGQQVTVAAARTIASRFAAAIGDPLETPFQALTTVFPSAARVADAAVGLIARLGMPAARARSVITLARAVADGGLVLTPHADLDETLERLRTLPGVGEWTAQYIAMRALAWPDAFPHTDLGVMKALKEKNARRVLEAGEAWRPWRAYAVMQLWHSLIKE